In a genomic window of Tissierella sp. Yu-01:
- the pepT gene encoding peptidase T produces MKNLVDRFLKYVKIETTSNESSTSVPSTETQMNFAKELANELNNIGMTDVSVDSNGYVTATLPSNIDKKVSTVGFIAHMDTSPDMSGLNVKPNIIKNYQGGDIVLNKEENIVLSPKDFPELNDHIGLDLITTDGTTLLGADNKAGIAEIVSAMEYLLNNPDIPHGTIKVGFTPDEEIGRGTDYFDVEKFNADFAYTVDGGPIGELEYENFNAASARISIQGRNVHPGSAKNKMINSITIAQELNSMLPIHEVPEATEGYEGFYHIVNFDGTVEKTNISYIIRDHDKEKFEIKKKILTSAVNFLKEKYGDIIKLEIKDSYYNMKEKVEPVMHIVDIAKMSMEEVGITPIIKPIRGGTDGAGLSYMGLPCPNIFTGGLNYHGKFEYISVQGMEKAVQTILKIIEKVAE; encoded by the coding sequence TTGAAAAACTTAGTTGATAGATTTTTAAAATACGTAAAAATTGAAACAACTTCTAATGAAAGCTCAACATCTGTACCTAGTACAGAAACTCAGATGAATTTTGCTAAGGAATTAGCTAATGAGTTAAATAATATTGGGATGACAGATGTATCAGTTGATAGCAATGGATATGTAACAGCTACGCTACCATCAAATATAGACAAGAAAGTATCTACAGTAGGTTTCATTGCACACATGGACACTAGCCCTGATATGTCAGGTTTAAATGTAAAACCTAATATAATAAAGAATTACCAAGGTGGAGATATAGTATTAAACAAAGAAGAGAATATTGTTTTGTCTCCTAAAGATTTTCCAGAATTAAATGATCATATTGGTTTAGATTTAATAACAACTGATGGAACTACATTACTTGGTGCAGATAATAAAGCCGGAATAGCAGAAATAGTCAGTGCTATGGAATATCTATTAAATAATCCTGATATACCTCATGGTACAATAAAAGTTGGGTTTACTCCTGATGAAGAAATAGGTCGTGGAACAGATTATTTCGATGTTGAAAAATTCAATGCTGATTTTGCATATACTGTAGATGGTGGACCGATCGGTGAGCTAGAATATGAAAACTTCAATGCAGCCAGTGCACGAATATCAATTCAAGGAAGGAATGTGCATCCTGGATCTGCTAAAAATAAGATGATAAACTCAATAACAATAGCACAGGAATTAAACAGTATGCTTCCTATTCACGAGGTGCCTGAAGCTACTGAAGGCTATGAAGGATTCTATCATATAGTTAATTTCGATGGCACAGTTGAAAAGACAAATATATCTTATATTATTAGGGATCATGACAAAGAAAAGTTTGAAATTAAAAAGAAAATTCTTACTTCAGCTGTAAATTTCTTAAAAGAGAAATATGGAGATATAATTAAACTTGAGATTAAAGATAGCTATTATAATATGAAAGAAAAGGTAGAACCAGTTATGCATATTGTGGATATCGCTAAGATGTCCATGGAAGAAGTAGGTATAACTCCTATTATAAAACCTATTAGAGGCGGTACAGATGGTGCTGGATTATCCTATATGGGTTTACCTTGTCCAAATATTTTCACTGGTGGCTTAAACTATCATGGAAAATTCGAATATATTTCTGTTCAAGGTATGGAAAAAGCAGTACAGACAATATTGAAAATAATTGAAAAAGTAGCTGAATAA
- a CDS encoding endonuclease/exonuclease/phosphatase family protein: protein MTKTRNIYIPLFIIILLFGIYFVYINFTDYKPDKISILPIYNNQVKNIPFNETLKLTTFNVGFAGLDANQDSYEDGGKSSRAENKEKVLENLDGIVDIIDNINPDFFLIQELDIDSRRSFYIDQLSYLNDKYPNYGYTYGDNNKIVYLPKPLLRPTGKVESGMASFSKFFVSSARRFSLPGQQDGFHKYFDYDRAFIEKRFELENGEELILINLHLSDFNETGLQRFEELKYINEYLEEEYNKGSYIIVGGDWNHNLPETDPYIFNSKENWPSWLKNLPEEFEFEGFRWAIDIYTPTVRSLKTSFEYGDNFMTITDGFLVSDNLEIISVETLDYGFNTSYHNPVVLEFILSN, encoded by the coding sequence ATGACGAAAACAAGAAATATATATATACCTTTGTTTATCATAATTCTTCTATTTGGTATTTATTTTGTCTACATTAATTTTACTGATTATAAACCCGATAAAATTTCTATACTACCTATTTATAATAATCAAGTTAAAAATATTCCGTTTAACGAAACCTTAAAATTAACAACTTTCAATGTGGGTTTTGCAGGTCTTGACGCAAACCAGGATTCATATGAAGATGGAGGTAAAAGCTCTAGAGCTGAAAATAAAGAAAAGGTATTGGAGAACCTAGATGGAATCGTAGATATAATAGATAACATTAATCCTGATTTTTTCTTGATTCAGGAGTTAGACATAGACTCTAGAAGAAGCTTTTATATAGATCAATTATCTTATTTAAATGATAAGTATCCAAACTATGGTTATACATATGGGGATAATAATAAAATAGTATATTTACCAAAACCTCTTCTTAGACCTACAGGTAAGGTAGAATCAGGAATGGCGTCTTTTTCTAAATTCTTTGTGAGTTCTGCGCGTAGGTTTTCATTGCCAGGGCAACAGGATGGATTTCATAAATACTTTGATTATGACAGAGCATTTATTGAGAAGAGGTTTGAACTAGAAAATGGGGAAGAGCTTATATTAATAAATTTACATCTTTCAGATTTTAATGAAACGGGGCTTCAAAGATTTGAAGAGTTAAAGTATATCAATGAATATTTAGAGGAAGAATATAATAAGGGTTCCTATATTATAGTTGGTGGAGATTGGAATCATAATCTACCAGAAACTGATCCGTATATATTTAACTCTAAAGAGAATTGGCCATCATGGCTTAAAAATCTACCTGAGGAGTTTGAATTTGAAGGATTTAGATGGGCAATTGATATATATACGCCTACAGTAAGGTCACTTAAAACGTCATTTGAATACGGAGATAACTTTATGACTATAACTGATGGTTTTCTTGTTTCCGATAATTTAGAGATTATTAGTGTAGAAACACTGGATTATGGATTTAATACAAGTTATCATAATCCAGTAGTATTAGAGTTTATTTTAAGCAATTAA
- a CDS encoding ZIP family metal transporter: MSTLLIGMLASLGAGFMTGVGAIPIFFTKNVSERMLDILLGFAAGVMLAATSFSLIVPSLDYSGGSLKGALITGAGILVGAIFLDITDKYSPHEHLLDKRIEGNVSESLKRIWLFIIAITIHNFPEGLAVGVGFGDNNISNGLTLAMGIGLQNIPEGLAVAIALVREEYSQKHAFLIALLTGLVEPIGGLLGLGLVNIFRPVLPFTLAFAAGAMLFVISDEIIPETHQGGNEREATFGVIIGFIIMMILDVTLG, encoded by the coding sequence ATGAGTACATTATTAATAGGGATGCTTGCAAGCCTCGGAGCGGGTTTTATGACAGGTGTAGGTGCAATACCTATATTCTTTACCAAAAACGTCTCTGAAAGAATGCTAGACATCCTTCTTGGCTTTGCCGCTGGTGTAATGCTTGCTGCAACATCTTTCTCCTTAATAGTTCCCAGTTTAGATTATTCTGGTGGCAGCTTAAAAGGAGCACTAATTACAGGAGCTGGAATATTAGTAGGGGCTATCTTTCTAGATATTACTGACAAATACTCACCTCATGAACATCTACTGGACAAAAGGATCGAGGGAAACGTTAGTGAATCGCTTAAAAGAATATGGCTATTTATTATTGCTATAACAATCCACAACTTCCCAGAGGGATTGGCTGTTGGTGTAGGATTTGGAGATAATAATATAAGTAATGGTCTTACCCTAGCTATGGGTATTGGTCTTCAAAATATACCAGAAGGACTTGCTGTAGCCATTGCCCTAGTGAGAGAAGAATATTCTCAAAAACATGCCTTTTTAATAGCGCTATTAACAGGCCTAGTTGAGCCAATTGGTGGATTATTAGGGTTGGGATTAGTTAATATATTTAGACCCGTATTGCCATTTACTCTTGCTTTTGCTGCTGGGGCTATGCTCTTTGTTATTTCAGATGAGATTATTCCTGAAACTCACCAGGGTGGTAATGAGCGAGAAGCTACCTTTGGTGTTATAATTGGATTTATTATAATGATGATTTTAGATGTAACATTGGGTTAA
- a CDS encoding aspartyl-phosphate phosphatase Spo0E family protein: MDYDYCKLYYNIKEEINQKRENLNKLVNDGIDDKVIELSQELDMLISEYLMLEMILTKK; the protein is encoded by the coding sequence ATGGATTACGATTACTGTAAACTTTACTATAATATAAAAGAAGAGATAAATCAAAAGAGAGAAAATCTTAATAAGTTAGTTAATGATGGGATAGATGATAAAGTAATTGAATTAAGTCAAGAACTTGACATGTTGATTTCAGAATACTTAATGTTGGAGATGATTCTAACAAAAAAATAG
- a CDS encoding ATP-binding protein, with protein sequence MVYMYKGTVCSDLNTIKNFIDKILSNLEIYIRDKDTMFDIRLILNELIVNGALHGNQCMLSKCVSLTIEMVDNKLRIEVEDEGKGIDFDLCSYDPKDLKTWGRGLVLVNGLSDEFHVEKNRVISVKKII encoded by the coding sequence ATGGTATATATGTACAAAGGTACCGTATGTAGTGATTTGAATACAATTAAGAACTTTATAGATAAAATATTAAGTAACTTGGAAATTTATATAAGAGATAAAGACACTATGTTTGATATAAGATTAATATTAAATGAACTTATTGTAAATGGAGCACTTCATGGGAATCAATGTATGTTATCAAAATGTGTTAGCTTAACTATAGAAATGGTAGACAACAAATTGAGGATTGAAGTTGAAGATGAAGGTAAAGGAATAGATTTCGATCTTTGCTCCTATGATCCTAAAGATTTAAAAACATGGGGAAGAGGTTTAGTATTAGTAAATGGACTATCTGATGAGTTTCATGTTGAGAAGAATAGGGTGATTTCAGTAAAGAAAATCATTTAG
- the cls gene encoding cardiolipin synthase, which translates to MEAIIKGYMWVYSNLIWINIIFAILLVFFERRNPTTTWLWLMVLVFLPGIGFIFYLFLGQDLSKQRLFKTKEEEDNCFEIIAEGQKKVLERDEFLYKDPNFIYYEDLIKMHLMSSKSYFTQDNSVELFFSGEEKFDELLKSIKEAKSFIHMEYYIFKKDDLGKKILDALTEKANEGLEVKLLVDGMGGRTLTKGFLKPLREAGGEVGIFMPPLVPLFNIRINYRNHRKITIIDGKEAYLGGFNVGNEYIGLKKKFGYWRDTHIKIMGSAISSLQWRFFLDWRFATNKGVGSCQSYLVEDNVDNTVGIQIVSSGPDSKWPSIKDGYLKMVTNAREKVYIQTPYFIPDDSMFEALRTAGLSGVDVKVMIPNKPDHLFVYWASLSYIGELLQAGVKFYTYEKGFLHSKVFIMDEFVSSVGTANLDIRSFKLNFEVNAFIYDDMINLKLTEQFNKDLLDCKEITLEEYSKRPRVVKIKESISRLLSPIL; encoded by the coding sequence ATGGAAGCCATAATTAAAGGTTATATGTGGGTATATAGCAATTTAATATGGATCAATATCATATTCGCCATATTACTTGTGTTTTTTGAGCGAAGAAACCCTACGACCACATGGCTATGGCTAATGGTTCTTGTTTTCTTACCAGGTATAGGATTTATTTTTTATCTTTTTCTAGGTCAGGATTTATCAAAACAAAGATTATTTAAGACAAAAGAAGAAGAGGATAACTGCTTTGAAATTATTGCGGAAGGACAAAAGAAAGTACTCGAAAGAGACGAATTTTTGTATAAGGATCCTAATTTTATTTATTATGAAGATTTAATTAAGATGCATCTTATGAGTAGTAAATCATATTTTACACAAGACAATAGCGTAGAGCTATTTTTCTCAGGTGAGGAAAAGTTCGATGAATTATTAAAGAGTATAAAAGAAGCTAAAAGCTTTATTCATATGGAGTATTATATTTTTAAAAAAGATGATTTAGGTAAAAAGATATTAGATGCATTAACTGAGAAAGCAAATGAAGGCTTAGAAGTTAAATTATTAGTTGATGGTATGGGTGGTAGAACATTGACTAAAGGTTTTTTAAAACCCTTAAGGGAGGCTGGTGGAGAAGTCGGGATATTCATGCCACCATTAGTACCTTTATTTAATATTAGAATAAATTATAGAAACCATAGAAAAATTACAATTATTGACGGTAAAGAAGCTTATTTGGGAGGATTTAACGTAGGTAATGAATATATTGGCTTAAAGAAGAAGTTTGGATACTGGCGTGATACTCATATTAAGATAATGGGGTCTGCTATAAGTTCTTTACAGTGGAGGTTCTTCTTAGATTGGCGATTTGCTACTAATAAAGGAGTAGGCAGTTGTCAGAGTTATCTTGTGGAAGATAATGTAGATAATACAGTTGGAATACAGATAGTATCCAGTGGACCTGACTCTAAGTGGCCTAGCATTAAGGATGGATACTTAAAAATGGTCACCAATGCAAGAGAAAAAGTATATATTCAAACTCCATACTTTATACCAGATGATAGTATGTTTGAGGCCTTAAGAACTGCTGGTTTGTCTGGAGTTGATGTTAAAGTTATGATTCCAAATAAGCCAGATCATCTATTTGTTTATTGGGCTAGTCTAAGTTATATAGGCGAGCTTTTACAAGCTGGTGTAAAGTTTTATACTTATGAAAAAGGGTTTCTCCATTCTAAGGTCTTTATCATGGATGAATTTGTATCATCAGTTGGTACAGCAAATCTAGATATTAGAAGTTTTAAATTAAATTTTGAGGTAAATGCTTTTATCTATGATGATATGATAAATTTAAAGCTTACAGAACAATTTAATAAGGACTTATTGGATTGCAAAGAAATAACCTTGGAAGAATACAGTAAAAGACCTAGGGTGGTTAAGATAAAGGAATCCATATCAAGATTACTATCACCAATATTATGA
- a CDS encoding aminotransferase class IV: MRLEAVNDFYCVNGVIEYVKKDNIFESITRPPIYEVIRVADGVPLFLENHLERMFRSAKLIEHNPILDENEIRIAIRDTILHNEIQNSNIKLLSGEADEIGSVFLVYSVETFYPPKEYYENGIKTILYEYERNNPNAKILVSSFKEDVANKMEERGAFEALLLNKRGLIPEGSRSNIFFVKGEKLYTAPSDEVLLGITRKHIFKLAEEFNIEIIEESIHVDDLKKLDGAFMAGTGVNILPISKIEDIELNSVNNRVIIELIDGFNKMVKEYVEQNKNYWK, encoded by the coding sequence TTGAGATTAGAGGCTGTAAATGACTTTTATTGCGTAAATGGTGTAATTGAATATGTCAAAAAAGATAATATTTTTGAAAGTATTACCAGGCCACCAATTTATGAAGTTATTAGAGTTGCAGACGGAGTGCCTTTATTTTTGGAAAACCATTTAGAAAGAATGTTTAGATCAGCAAAGTTGATTGAACATAATCCTATTTTAGATGAAAATGAGATTAGAATTGCAATAAGGGATACCATATTGCATAATGAAATTCAAAATTCAAATATAAAACTTTTATCAGGCGAAGCAGATGAAATAGGTAGTGTATTTTTAGTATATAGTGTAGAAACTTTTTATCCACCAAAGGAATATTACGAAAATGGTATTAAAACAATACTCTATGAATATGAAAGAAATAATCCTAATGCAAAGATATTAGTATCCTCTTTTAAAGAAGATGTAGCAAATAAAATGGAAGAAAGAGGGGCATTTGAAGCATTATTATTAAATAAACGTGGACTTATACCAGAAGGTAGTAGATCTAACATATTCTTTGTAAAAGGTGAAAAGCTGTACACCGCTCCAAGTGATGAGGTGCTATTAGGTATTACCAGAAAACACATTTTCAAATTAGCAGAGGAATTTAATATAGAAATTATCGAAGAAAGCATCCATGTAGATGACTTGAAAAAACTAGATGGTGCTTTTATGGCAGGTACTGGAGTCAATATCCTTCCGATATCCAAAATAGAAGATATAGAACTGAACTCAGTTAATAATAGGGTAATTATTGAATTGATTGATGGATTTAATAAAATGGTTAAAGAATATGTAGAACAGAATAAGAACTACTGGAAATAA
- a CDS encoding DegV family protein gives MSIKIISDSGCDLPVDILNEYDIDILPISVIRDEKEVFITPKEVYDGMRSGVVYKTSQVSPLSFQEKFEEYAKNKEAVIYLAFSSGISGTYQSALIAENDVKEKYPDFDIDIVDTKAASLGCGLIVYEAAKLAKKGASKDEIINAIDYYVEHIEQVFTVDDLEYLFRGGRVTKTAAFVGGLLNIKPILEVTKEGKLVPIEKVRGRSKVFKRMIELMKERGNGANFSEQLIAISHGDDLEDCNKLKDMIAEAYGAKSFLINTVGAGIGAHSGPGTIALFFLRK, from the coding sequence ATGAGTATAAAAATAATAAGTGATTCTGGGTGTGATTTGCCTGTAGATATTCTTAATGAATATGATATTGATATATTACCTATATCAGTTATAAGAGATGAAAAAGAGGTATTTATAACGCCTAAGGAAGTTTATGACGGTATGAGAAGTGGAGTGGTGTATAAGACATCGCAGGTTTCTCCATTAAGCTTTCAAGAAAAATTTGAGGAGTATGCGAAAAATAAAGAAGCAGTAATCTATTTGGCGTTTTCTTCAGGAATATCTGGAACTTATCAATCAGCTTTAATAGCTGAGAATGATGTTAAAGAAAAGTATCCTGATTTTGATATCGATATTGTAGATACAAAAGCAGCTTCTCTTGGTTGTGGCCTTATAGTATATGAGGCTGCAAAATTAGCAAAAAAGGGAGCTAGCAAAGATGAAATTATAAATGCTATTGATTATTATGTTGAACATATAGAGCAAGTATTTACTGTTGATGATTTAGAGTATCTTTTTAGAGGTGGAAGAGTAACTAAGACTGCTGCTTTTGTGGGAGGATTACTTAATATAAAACCTATTCTAGAAGTTACTAAAGAAGGTAAACTTGTGCCCATAGAAAAGGTTAGGGGAAGAAGTAAAGTATTTAAGAGAATGATAGAATTAATGAAAGAAAGAGGTAATGGTGCTAATTTTAGTGAACAGCTTATAGCTATTAGTCATGGTGATGATTTAGAAGATTGTAATAAGTTAAAAGACATGATTGCAGAAGCCTATGGAGCCAAAAGCTTTTTGATTAATACAGTAGGTGCTGGAATAGGTGCCCACTCTGGACCTGGTACAATAGCATTATTCTTCCTTAGGAAATAG
- the typA gene encoding translational GTPase TypA — MNIKRNDVRNIAIIAHVDHGKTTLVDSLLKQSGIFRANQVVEERVMDSNDIEKERGITILSKNTAVIYKDTKINIIDTPGHADFGGEVERVLKMVNGVVLLVDAFEGPMPQTKFVLKKALDLELPVIVTINKIDRPEARPEEVIDEILDLFIELGANEEQLECPFVYASAKEGKASLELGQESDSMEPLFETILEYTPAPEGDKDEPLQVLISTIDYNDYVGRIGVGKIERGTIKSGQEGVIVNKLDPEKQEKVKISKVYEFQGLNRVEVEEATIGSIIAITGIENIHIGDTICPVENPEALPFVKISEPTLAMTFSVNNSPFAGREGKFVTSRQLRSRLYRELQTDVSLRVEDTDLTDAFKVSGRGELHLSVLIENMRREGYEFQISKPEVLYIYEDGKKLEPIEKVTIDVSTEFIGTVIDKLGQRKGELVSMSEATSGYARVIFSIPARGLIGYRQEFLTDTKGNGIMNSIFDGYAPYKGDIPTRKDGSLIAFETGETTTYGLHAAQERGTLFIGAGVQVYDGMVIGSNPKGQDIEVNVTKKKAQSNVRASGSDDALKLSPPKIMSLEEALEFIEDDELIEVTPLTYRIRKRILNASMRYKSKKNK; from the coding sequence ATGAATATAAAAAGAAATGACGTAAGAAATATTGCTATAATAGCCCATGTTGACCATGGTAAGACTACATTAGTAGATAGTCTATTAAAGCAATCAGGTATTTTTAGAGCTAATCAGGTAGTAGAAGAAAGAGTTATGGATTCAAATGACATAGAGAAGGAACGCGGAATAACTATACTTTCCAAGAATACTGCCGTTATTTATAAAGATACAAAAATTAATATAATAGATACACCAGGCCATGCTGACTTTGGTGGAGAAGTAGAACGTGTTTTAAAGATGGTAAATGGAGTTGTTTTATTAGTAGATGCTTTTGAAGGTCCAATGCCTCAGACTAAGTTTGTACTAAAAAAGGCATTAGACTTAGAATTGCCAGTAATAGTAACTATCAATAAAATTGACAGACCAGAAGCAAGACCAGAAGAAGTTATAGATGAGATACTGGATTTGTTTATTGAATTAGGTGCGAATGAAGAACAATTAGAGTGTCCATTTGTATATGCATCAGCCAAAGAAGGAAAGGCTAGTTTGGAACTAGGTCAAGAATCTGATTCTATGGAGCCATTATTTGAAACTATATTGGAATATACACCAGCTCCTGAAGGAGATAAAGATGAACCGCTACAAGTTCTTATATCAACTATTGATTATAACGACTATGTAGGTAGAATAGGCGTGGGTAAGATAGAGAGAGGTACGATTAAATCTGGACAAGAAGGGGTAATAGTTAATAAATTAGACCCTGAAAAACAAGAAAAAGTTAAAATAAGTAAAGTATATGAGTTCCAAGGTTTAAACAGGGTTGAAGTTGAAGAAGCAACTATAGGAAGTATTATTGCCATTACTGGAATTGAAAACATTCATATAGGCGATACAATCTGCCCAGTTGAAAATCCAGAGGCACTTCCTTTTGTAAAAATATCTGAGCCTACACTTGCAATGACGTTTTCGGTAAATAACAGTCCATTTGCAGGAAGGGAAGGAAAATTTGTAACATCTAGACAATTAAGGAGTAGGCTATATAGAGAGCTTCAAACAGATGTGTCCTTAAGAGTAGAAGATACTGATTTAACAGATGCGTTTAAAGTTTCAGGTAGGGGAGAACTACACTTATCAGTATTAATTGAAAATATGAGAAGAGAAGGCTATGAGTTCCAAATATCAAAGCCAGAGGTCTTGTATATCTATGAGGATGGCAAAAAGTTAGAACCTATCGAAAAAGTAACGATTGACGTTTCTACTGAATTCATAGGAACTGTTATTGATAAGTTAGGTCAAAGGAAGGGAGAACTTGTAAGTATGTCAGAAGCAACTAGTGGATATGCTAGAGTAATATTCTCCATTCCAGCTAGAGGATTAATCGGATATAGACAGGAATTTCTTACTGATACAAAGGGCAACGGAATTATGAATTCTATTTTTGATGGATACGCACCATATAAAGGTGATATTCCAACAAGAAAGGATGGTTCTCTAATAGCATTTGAAACAGGAGAAACTACAACATATGGATTACATGCTGCTCAAGAGAGAGGTACCTTATTTATTGGAGCTGGAGTACAAGTTTATGATGGTATGGTCATAGGATCAAACCCAAAGGGACAGGATATTGAAGTTAATGTTACTAAAAAGAAGGCTCAATCCAATGTAAGAGCATCTGGTTCTGATGATGCATTAAAACTATCTCCTCCAAAGATAATGTCACTTGAAGAGGCATTAGAATTTATTGAGGATGATGAACTTATTGAAGTTACACCTTTAACTTATAGAATAAGGAAGAGAATACTTAATGCAAGTATGAGATATAAATCTAAGAAGAATAAATAA
- a CDS encoding YcdB/YcdC domain-containing protein, with amino-acid sequence MRKSFIICIAALVLLTTMPIGVYGDSAIDKNLETVILKVKDLFDISNEYDTFNSHVNSRGNSFYFYLNWSDSNSKLDTINITTDSSGNIISYSKYNPNYVEPETKLPNYTRDEALKLAKEFIGKIDSNVYKELRLKENRNPIRSNDIDYGFSFIRNVNGVPYPDNTVSINVNKFTGEVNNYHTNWDREIHFPRPDDVISMDEGKQAYRDNIGLDLMYKTTYRTHRIMDENQDFSYYLAYSLLDSNKAIDALTGEAIALGHYGPIYENEKSMDSVAGEGSNITPEERAEVEKLSGIIDIGIIEKEARNILDLGSDHILQSKNLYSSHKNPGEYQWSLYFIEKNDDNNGLNVNISLNAKTSELISFYKYDNYDSKNKASINKDEALELAKNYINKIQPNKANELELIEENLKDGQLSYHFRFIRKVDDIYVESDSISVTVDTVNKDITSYNFDWFNGQLPPVGELKGLDKAYEVLFNDIGYELKYATIYDYERPEDENKEVKLVYAVNQEIPMNIDALTGELLDYSGEPYKNKKDIEYTDIDDSYAKDKIRTLWEYGVGFNSTDFKPKDKIKQRDFIYLLFKSQYSYRTETEEDIDKIYEELSNTRIIRDGEKSPEKVVTKEEAVKFIIRAMNYDKVADISNIYTDLFDDSQEINSTFRGYINIAYGLGIINGDGTGNIKPKIELSREDAASIIYNYMFN; translated from the coding sequence ATGAGAAAAAGTTTTATAATTTGTATTGCAGCGTTAGTTTTATTAACTACAATGCCAATAGGGGTATATGGGGATTCAGCCATTGACAAAAACCTTGAGACGGTAATATTAAAGGTTAAAGATTTATTTGACATTTCAAATGAATATGATACCTTTAATTCCCATGTAAACTCTAGGGGAAATTCTTTTTATTTCTATTTAAATTGGTCAGATTCAAATTCTAAATTGGACACAATAAATATTACAACGGATTCATCTGGAAATATAATATCCTACTCCAAGTATAATCCTAATTATGTTGAACCAGAAACAAAACTACCTAACTATACAAGAGATGAAGCTTTGAAACTAGCTAAGGAATTCATTGGCAAGATTGATAGTAACGTTTACAAAGAGTTAAGGCTTAAAGAGAACAGAAATCCAATTAGATCCAACGATATTGATTATGGATTTTCTTTTATAAGAAATGTTAATGGTGTTCCTTATCCAGATAATACGGTTAGTATTAATGTTAACAAGTTCACAGGCGAGGTTAATAATTATCATACTAATTGGGATAGAGAAATTCATTTTCCAAGACCAGATGATGTTATTTCCATGGATGAAGGGAAACAAGCTTACAGAGATAATATAGGATTAGATTTGATGTATAAAACTACATACAGAACTCATAGAATTATGGATGAAAATCAAGATTTTAGTTATTATTTAGCATATTCACTTTTGGATAGCAATAAAGCCATCGATGCTTTAACTGGGGAAGCTATTGCTCTTGGTCACTATGGTCCAATATATGAAAATGAAAAATCAATGGATAGTGTGGCAGGAGAAGGTTCCAACATAACACCTGAAGAAAGAGCTGAAGTAGAGAAACTTAGCGGAATTATTGACATAGGTATAATTGAAAAAGAAGCTAGGAATATCTTAGACCTTGGTTCTGACCATATACTACAAAGCAAGAATCTTTATTCAAGCCATAAGAATCCTGGTGAATACCAATGGTCCTTATACTTTATTGAAAAGAACGATGATAATAACGGCTTAAATGTAAATATTTCATTAAATGCAAAAACATCTGAGCTTATTAGTTTCTATAAATACGATAACTATGATTCAAAAAATAAGGCATCCATTAATAAGGATGAGGCTCTTGAATTGGCTAAAAATTATATAAATAAGATACAGCCAAATAAAGCAAATGAACTAGAGCTAATAGAAGAGAATTTAAAAGATGGTCAATTATCATATCATTTTAGGTTTATTAGAAAAGTAGATGATATTTATGTAGAGTCAGATTCTATTTCAGTAACAGTTGATACAGTAAATAAAGATATAACTTCTTATAACTTTGATTGGTTTAACGGACAGTTGCCACCTGTAGGTGAATTGAAAGGTTTAGACAAGGCATACGAAGTATTATTTAATGATATAGGCTATGAATTAAAATATGCCACTATTTATGATTATGAAAGACCTGAGGATGAAAATAAGGAAGTTAAACTAGTTTATGCAGTCAATCAAGAAATACCAATGAACATAGATGCTCTTACTGGTGAACTACTGGATTATTCTGGAGAGCCATATAAGAATAAAAAAGATATAGAATATACAGATATAGATGATTCCTACGCTAAAGATAAAATTAGAACATTATGGGAATATGGGGTTGGATTTAATTCTACTGATTTTAAACCAAAGGATAAGATTAAGCAAAGAGATTTTATATATCTCCTGTTTAAATCCCAGTATAGTTATAGAACTGAAACTGAAGAGGATATCGATAAAATATATGAGGAGTTATCAAATACTAGAATAATTAGAGATGGAGAAAAGTCTCCTGAAAAAGTAGTCACAAAGGAAGAGGCTGTAAAGTTTATTATAAGAGCAATGAATTATGACAAGGTAGCAGATATTTCTAATATATATACAGATTTATTTGATGATAGTCAGGAGATAAATTCTACTTTCAGAGGATATATAAATATAGCCTACGGATTGGGTATAATTAATGGAGATGGCACCGGGAATATAAAGCCTAAGATAGAGTTAAGTAGAGAGGATGCAGCAAGTATTATATACAATTATATGTTTAATTAA